A stretch of Fimbriimonadaceae bacterium DNA encodes these proteins:
- a CDS encoding DUF4339 domain-containing protein has translation MNTGRYFVIGMDGTRYGPADVHVLNLWAAEGRVTPSTLLELEGDGRQVPAAQVPGLNSLRAIPRNEDPYAHPSYSSTQTPTSGAQETQIAWVLGALSLAAGIGILCTPIGGIGGIIAGIFGINFAAKGERAGHLQAKNARILNIVGLVLSGLHLLSYPFSLIFR, from the coding sequence ATGAACACTGGCCGCTACTTCGTGATCGGGATGGACGGAACGCGCTACGGGCCGGCGGATGTCCATGTGCTGAACCTGTGGGCCGCCGAAGGCAGGGTGACTCCCTCCACCCTGCTCGAGCTGGAAGGAGACGGGCGCCAAGTGCCCGCGGCCCAGGTGCCGGGCCTCAACTCGTTGCGCGCGATCCCGCGGAACGAGGACCCTTACGCCCACCCCTCTTACAGCTCGACGCAGACGCCCACAAGCGGCGCCCAGGAGACACAAATCGCCTGGGTGCTGGGCGCGCTGAGCCTCGCCGCCGGGATCGGCATCCTCTGCACCCCGATCGGCGGGATCGGCGGCATCATCGCCGGGATCTTCGGCATCAACTTCGCCGCAAAGGGAGAACGGGCCGGCCATCTGCAAGCGAAGAACGCAAGGATCTTGAACATCGTGGGCCTCGTGCTGTCCGGCCTTCACTTGTTGTCCTACCCCTTTTCGCTGATCTTCCGGTAG
- a CDS encoding rhomboid family intramembrane serine protease, whose protein sequence is MSRHGAPVTVALLAVLVASFLAAWLGGGMQWLAYTTAEGMGRPWTLFTYPFYSTGAGQGFLLFVILCLWLWGIGGDLERRLGATRYLLIWFGATVVGALAVSLAAAIMSLQMVVLAGTLIPLGAVTVAWGVTNPSAMIQLMFVLPITGKWLAWLTYGIVVFGVGSDTHAPAAGLFAAIPLVLAHFYVLGRLPGISFQGSRTGPAQRIRNAPKQDESYFDDVKRREKERAERERLRKLFEGSIQDDDDR, encoded by the coding sequence ATGAGTCGGCACGGGGCACCGGTGACGGTGGCGTTGCTCGCAGTGCTCGTCGCCTCCTTTTTGGCCGCGTGGCTCGGGGGCGGGATGCAGTGGTTGGCCTACACCACGGCCGAGGGCATGGGCAGGCCTTGGACGCTGTTCACCTACCCGTTCTACAGCACGGGCGCGGGCCAGGGGTTCCTCCTGTTCGTGATTCTGTGCCTGTGGCTCTGGGGTATCGGAGGCGATCTCGAGCGGCGACTCGGCGCCACCCGCTACCTCCTGATCTGGTTCGGGGCCACGGTCGTGGGGGCGCTGGCGGTGAGTTTGGCCGCGGCCATCATGAGCCTTCAGATGGTCGTGCTGGCCGGGACGCTCATCCCTCTGGGGGCGGTGACCGTCGCCTGGGGAGTCACCAATCCGTCGGCGATGATCCAACTGATGTTCGTCCTGCCGATCACCGGCAAGTGGCTGGCCTGGCTCACCTACGGCATCGTCGTCTTCGGGGTGGGTTCGGATACGCATGCGCCCGCCGCGGGACTGTTCGCCGCCATTCCGCTCGTACTCGCCCACTTCTATGTGCTGGGAAGGCTCCCCGGGATCTCGTTCCAGGGGTCGCGGACGGGCCCTGCCCAGCGCATTCGCAACGCGCCCAAGCAGGATGAAAGCTACTTCGACGACGTCAAACGCCGCGAAAAGGAGCGGGCGGAAAGGGAGCGGCTTCGGAAGCTGTTCGAAGGAAGCATCCAAGACGACGACGATCGATAG